A window of Nomascus leucogenys isolate Asia chromosome X, Asia_NLE_v1, whole genome shotgun sequence contains these coding sequences:
- the LOC100606267 gene encoding transcription elongation factor A protein-like 5 translates to MEKLYKENEGKPENERNLESEGKPEDEGSTEDEGKSDEEEKPDMEGKTEFEGKREDEGEPGDEGQLEDEGSQEKQGRSEGEGKPQSEGKPASQAKPENQPRAAEKRPAEDYVPRKAKRKTDRGTDDSPKDSQEDLQERHLSSEEMMRECGDVSRAQEELRKKQKMGGFHWMQRDVQDPFAPRGQRGVRGVRGGGRGQKDLEDVPYV, encoded by the coding sequence ATGGAAAAGctctacaaagaaaatgaaggaaagccAGAGAATGAAAGAAACCTAGAAAGTGAGGGAAAGCCAGAAGATGAGGGAAGTacagaagatgaaggaaagtcAGACGAGGAAGAAAAGCCTGACATGGAGGGGAAGACAGAATTCGAGGGAAAGCGAGAGGATGAGGGAGAGCCAGGTGATGAGGGACAACTGGAAGATGAGGGAAGCCAGGAAAAGCAGGGCAGGTCCGAAGGTGAGGGCAAGCCACAAAGTGAGGGCAAGCCAGCCTCCCAGGCAAAGCCAGAGAACCAGCCGCGGGCCGCTGAAAAGCGCCCGGCTGAAGATTATGTGCCCCGGAAAGCAAAACGAAAAACGGACAGGGGGACGGACGATTCCCCCAAGGACTCTCAGGAGGACTTACAAGAAAGGCATCTGAGCAGTGAGGAGATGATGAGAGAATGTGGAGATGTATCAAGGGCTCAGGAGGAGCTaaggaaaaagcagaaaatgggTGGTTTTCACTGGATGCAAAGAGATGTACAGGATCCATTCGCCCCAAGGGGCCAACGGGGTGTGAGGGGAGTGAGGGGCGGAGGTAGGGGCCAGAAAGACTTAGAAGATGTCCCATATGTTTAA